A single Vanacampus margaritifer isolate UIUO_Vmar chromosome 14, RoL_Vmar_1.0, whole genome shotgun sequence DNA region contains:
- the nxnl2 gene encoding nucleoredoxin-like protein 2 yields MVEVFAGRTLLNKDGVFVEPEEALRNKVVGIYFSAGWCPPCRDFTPVLCDFYTELVEEGEPPAQFEVVFVSSDKCTDDMVEYYHDMHGDWLALPWTDDYKHELKKRYNITAVPKLVIVKENGDVITDKGRKQIRDRGLACFRTWLDAAEIFQNFKG; encoded by the exons ATGGTGGAAGTGTTCGCCGGCCGCACTCTTCTCAACAAAGACGGAGTCTTCGTGGAGCCCGAGGAGGCGCTGAGGAACAAGGTGGTGGGCATCTACTTCTCGGCCGGATGGTGTCCGCCGTGCCGCGACTTCACGCCCGTGTTGTGCGACTTCTACACGGAGCTGGTGGAGGAGGGCGAGCCCCCCGCGCAGTTCGAGGTCGTCTTCGTGTCGTCGGACAAGTGCACCGACGACATGGTGGAGTACTACCACGACATGCACGGCGACTGGCTGGCACTGCCCTGGACGGACGATTACAAGCA CGAGTTGAAAAAGCGTTACAACATCACGGCCGTGCCCAAGCTGGTGATCGTGAAGGAGAACGGCGACGTGATCACGGACAAAGGCCGCAAGCAGATCCGAGACCGGGGCCTGGCCTGCTTCCGGACCTGGCTGGATGCAGCTGAGATCTTCCAGAACTTTAAAGGCTAG
- the LOC144034239 gene encoding bone morphogenetic protein 6-like, whose translation MSFTSITVLALMCSSVVIAFVLQPPKQEDAVAQDSNSRCRGESLEFIRKELLDALNLQAEPRMPEGARKQWSGTAERLKAVAVSSLSSSYDDGLDTSGCCAKTSEVSMTDLGWDNWMIYPQSITLVHCAPCGHNVSCRPQPNATHRDDLQLQAPCCHPTTQEAVHVIYMDEWNTAVITSMHLTRRCGCTPPLQPPQE comes from the exons ATGTCCTTTACCTCCATCACCGTGTTGGCACTGATGTGCTCCTCCGTGGTGATTGCGTTTGTCCTGCAGCCCCCCAAGCAAGAAGATGCCGTGGCACAAGACTCCAACAGCAG GTGCCGTGGCGAGTCTCTGGAGTTCATCCGAAAGGAGCTCCTGGATGCCCTCAACCTGCAGGCCGAACCGCGGATGCCAGAGGGCGCCAGGAAGCAGTGGAGCGGAACTGCCGAACGGCTCAAGGCTGTGGCAG TTtcttccctctcctcctcctatGATGATGGCTTGGACACCTCAGGATGCTGTGCCAAGACCTCAGAGGTTTCCATGACAG ATCTGGGCTGGGACAATTGGATGATCTACCCCCAGAGCATCACCTTGGTGCACTGCGCCCCCTGTGGTCATAACGTGTCTTGCAGGCCCCAGCCCAACGCAACCCACCGTGATGACTTGCAG CTTCAGGCGCCATGTTGCCACCCCACCACCCAGGAAGCGGTGCACGTCATATACATGGACGAATGGAACACCGCGGTCATCACTTCCATGCACCTGACCCGTCGCTGTGGCTGCACGCCCCCCCTGCAGCCTCCTCAAGAGTAA
- the nup54 gene encoding nucleoporin p54 isoform X1, which produces MAFNFGGAAASNPAASTTGFTFGSFGAKTTASTAFGFGSPATTTTAASGFGSLTAPSFGTATTTAAAPATGFPFGSTSTGFGGLGTGGTPAGGFSFGGFGLNANPAATAVGFNAGCFGTASTAGTVFNFGNSLTSTGAFGGFGTTTTAAAAPGSTFSFAPSSSTTGGLFGSTQNKGFGFTSGLGTGAAAGATGFGTGLGTSGLGGFGGFSLQPTQQHQGSLFGQPAQQQAQPNQLYQQVTALSAPTLLGDERDSILAKWNQLQAYWGTGKGYFSNNNPPVDFNQENPFCRFKAVGYSCVPISKDEDGLVVLVLNKKEADVRVQQQLLVESLHKVLGSNQTLSVNVDGVKSLPNDQTEVIIYVVERSLNGTSKRIPASTLFSYLEQANIKMQLAQLAVAMSVTRTELSPAQLKQLLQNAPAGVDPIIWEQAKVDNPDPEKLIPVPMVGFKELLRRLQIQEQMTKQHQTRVDIVSNDINELQKNQATTVAKIAQYKRKLMDLSHRVLQVLIKQEIQRKRGYAIQVDEEHLRVQLDTIQSELNAPTQFKGRLNELMSQIRMQNHFGAVQSEERYNVDADLLREIRQHLKQQQDGLSHLISVIKDDLEDIKLIEHGLSDSGHVRGGVLS; this is translated from the exons ATGGCGTTCAATTTTGGCGGCGCTGCAGCTTCAAATCCTGCAGCAA GCACAACTGGATTTACATTTGGTTCGTTTGGCGCAAAGACCACCGCATCAACGGCGTTTGGCTTTGGCAGCCCCGCGACCACCACCACAGCCGCCTCTGGATTCGGCA GTCTCACAGCTCCGAGTTTTGGCACGGCGACAACCACCGCTGCCGCACCAGCAACAGGATTTCCATTTGGCTCCACCAGCACGG GATTTGGGGGGCTGGGAACCGGAGGCACCCCGGCTGGTGGGTTTAGTTTTGGGGGTTTCGGCTTAAATGCCAACCCGGCGGCAACAGCTGTGGGCTTTAACGCGGGCTGCTTTGGCACAGCGTCCACCGCTGGCACTGTTTTCAATTTTGGCAATAGCCTGACTAGCACAG gCGCATTTGGTGGCTTTGGCACGACGACGACAGCTGCTGCCGCGCCGGGTTCCACATTTAGTTTTGCTCCCTCTTCTAGCACCACAG GAGGCCTGTTTGGCAGCACTCAAAACAAAGGCTTTGGTTTCACTTCCGGTCTTGGTACCGGAGCAGCTGCTGGCGCCACCGGATTCGGAACTGGACTAGGAACCAGCGGGCTGGGTGGCTTTGGTGGATTTAGTCTCCAGCCCACTCAGCAGCACCAGG gAAGCTTGTTTGGCCAGCCCGCCCAGCAACAAGCTCAGCCCAATCAGCTGTACCAGCAGGTGACGGCCTTGTCGGCGCCCACCTTGCTGGGCGACGAGCGCGACTCCATTCTTGCCAAATGGAACCAGCTGCAGGCCTACTGGGGCACGGGCAAGGGCTACTTCAGCAACAACAATCCCCCTGTGGATTTCAACCAGGAAAACCCCTTCTGCAGGTTCAAG GCCGTGGGCTACAGCTGCGTGCCGATCAGCAAGGACGAGGACGGCCTGGTGGTGTTGGTCCTCAACAAGAAGGAGGCGGACGTGCGAGTGCAGCAGCAGCTGCTGGTGGAGTCGCTGCACAAGGTTCTGGGAAGCAACCAGACGCTCAGTGTCAACGTGGACGGCGTCAAGTCTCTGCCCAACGACCA GACAGAAGTGATCATTTACGTGGTGGAGCGCTCCCTTAACGGCACATCCAAGCGCATTCCTGCCTCCACGCTCTTCTCGTACCTGGAGCAGGCCAACATCAAGATGCAGCTCGCGCAGCTGGCCGTGGCCATGTCCGTCACGCGCACCGAGCTCTCGCCGGCGCAGCTCAAACAGCTTCTCCAGAACGCCCCGGCAG GGGTGGACCCCATCATCTGGGAGCAGGCCAAAGTGGACAACCCTGACCCGGAGAA GTTGATTCCAGTGCCTATGGTGGGCTTTAAAGAGCTGCTTCGGCGACTTCAGATCCAGGAGCAAATGACTAAACAACACCAAACCAGAGTAGAC ATTGTCTCCAACGACATCAACGAGCTCCAGAAGAACCAGGCCACCACCGTGGCCAAGATCGCCCAATACAAGAGGAAGCTGATGGACCTCTCGCACCGCGTGCTGCAA GTGCTGATCAAGCAGGAGATCCAGAGGAAAAGAGGCTACGCCATTCAAGTGGATGAGGAGCACCTCAGGGTGCAGCTTGACACCATTCAGTCGGAACTCAACGCCCCCACGCAGTTCAAG GGTCGCCTGAATGAGCTGATGTCTCAGATCCGCATGCAGAACCACTTCGGGGCCGTGCAATCGGAGGAGCGCTACAACGTCGACGCCGACCTCCTCCGAGAAATCAGACAG CACCTAAAGCAGCAGCAAGACGGTTTGAGTCACCTGATCAGCGTGATTAAAGATGACTTGGAAGACATCAAACTCATCGAGCACGGGCTGAGCGACAGCGGGCACGTGCGAGGCGGCGTCCTCAGTTGA
- the nup54 gene encoding nucleoporin p54 isoform X2 has protein sequence MAFNFGGAAASNPAASTTGFTFGSFGAKTTASTAFGFGSPATTTTAASGFGSLTAPSFGTATTTAAAPATGFPFGSTSTGAFGGFGTTTTAAAAPGSTFSFAPSSSTTGGLFGSTQNKGFGFTSGLGTGAAAGATGFGTGLGTSGLGGFGGFSLQPTQQHQGSLFGQPAQQQAQPNQLYQQVTALSAPTLLGDERDSILAKWNQLQAYWGTGKGYFSNNNPPVDFNQENPFCRFKAVGYSCVPISKDEDGLVVLVLNKKEADVRVQQQLLVESLHKVLGSNQTLSVNVDGVKSLPNDQTEVIIYVVERSLNGTSKRIPASTLFSYLEQANIKMQLAQLAVAMSVTRTELSPAQLKQLLQNAPAGVDPIIWEQAKVDNPDPEKLIPVPMVGFKELLRRLQIQEQMTKQHQTRVDIVSNDINELQKNQATTVAKIAQYKRKLMDLSHRVLQVLIKQEIQRKRGYAIQVDEEHLRVQLDTIQSELNAPTQFKGRLNELMSQIRMQNHFGAVQSEERYNVDADLLREIRQHLKQQQDGLSHLISVIKDDLEDIKLIEHGLSDSGHVRGGVLS, from the exons ATGGCGTTCAATTTTGGCGGCGCTGCAGCTTCAAATCCTGCAGCAA GCACAACTGGATTTACATTTGGTTCGTTTGGCGCAAAGACCACCGCATCAACGGCGTTTGGCTTTGGCAGCCCCGCGACCACCACCACAGCCGCCTCTGGATTCGGCA GTCTCACAGCTCCGAGTTTTGGCACGGCGACAACCACCGCTGCCGCACCAGCAACAGGATTTCCATTTGGCTCCACCAGCACGG gCGCATTTGGTGGCTTTGGCACGACGACGACAGCTGCTGCCGCGCCGGGTTCCACATTTAGTTTTGCTCCCTCTTCTAGCACCACAG GAGGCCTGTTTGGCAGCACTCAAAACAAAGGCTTTGGTTTCACTTCCGGTCTTGGTACCGGAGCAGCTGCTGGCGCCACCGGATTCGGAACTGGACTAGGAACCAGCGGGCTGGGTGGCTTTGGTGGATTTAGTCTCCAGCCCACTCAGCAGCACCAGG gAAGCTTGTTTGGCCAGCCCGCCCAGCAACAAGCTCAGCCCAATCAGCTGTACCAGCAGGTGACGGCCTTGTCGGCGCCCACCTTGCTGGGCGACGAGCGCGACTCCATTCTTGCCAAATGGAACCAGCTGCAGGCCTACTGGGGCACGGGCAAGGGCTACTTCAGCAACAACAATCCCCCTGTGGATTTCAACCAGGAAAACCCCTTCTGCAGGTTCAAG GCCGTGGGCTACAGCTGCGTGCCGATCAGCAAGGACGAGGACGGCCTGGTGGTGTTGGTCCTCAACAAGAAGGAGGCGGACGTGCGAGTGCAGCAGCAGCTGCTGGTGGAGTCGCTGCACAAGGTTCTGGGAAGCAACCAGACGCTCAGTGTCAACGTGGACGGCGTCAAGTCTCTGCCCAACGACCA GACAGAAGTGATCATTTACGTGGTGGAGCGCTCCCTTAACGGCACATCCAAGCGCATTCCTGCCTCCACGCTCTTCTCGTACCTGGAGCAGGCCAACATCAAGATGCAGCTCGCGCAGCTGGCCGTGGCCATGTCCGTCACGCGCACCGAGCTCTCGCCGGCGCAGCTCAAACAGCTTCTCCAGAACGCCCCGGCAG GGGTGGACCCCATCATCTGGGAGCAGGCCAAAGTGGACAACCCTGACCCGGAGAA GTTGATTCCAGTGCCTATGGTGGGCTTTAAAGAGCTGCTTCGGCGACTTCAGATCCAGGAGCAAATGACTAAACAACACCAAACCAGAGTAGAC ATTGTCTCCAACGACATCAACGAGCTCCAGAAGAACCAGGCCACCACCGTGGCCAAGATCGCCCAATACAAGAGGAAGCTGATGGACCTCTCGCACCGCGTGCTGCAA GTGCTGATCAAGCAGGAGATCCAGAGGAAAAGAGGCTACGCCATTCAAGTGGATGAGGAGCACCTCAGGGTGCAGCTTGACACCATTCAGTCGGAACTCAACGCCCCCACGCAGTTCAAG GGTCGCCTGAATGAGCTGATGTCTCAGATCCGCATGCAGAACCACTTCGGGGCCGTGCAATCGGAGGAGCGCTACAACGTCGACGCCGACCTCCTCCGAGAAATCAGACAG CACCTAAAGCAGCAGCAAGACGGTTTGAGTCACCTGATCAGCGTGATTAAAGATGACTTGGAAGACATCAAACTCATCGAGCACGGGCTGAGCGACAGCGGGCACGTGCGAGGCGGCGTCCTCAGTTGA